The sequence below is a genomic window from Thermodesulfobacteriota bacterium.
CTTCCGCCAGCAGGCGCTCCAGCCCTGCCGGTTCCACGCCCAGCCGCGCTGCCCGCTCGGGGGGCAGGTAGGGGTCGTACCCCAGCACCCGCATGCGCAGGCCTACTGCCCGCTCGGCCACCGCCGAGCCTACGCGGCCCACGCCGATGATGCCCAGGGTCTTGCCCTTTAGCTCCCGCCCCAGGAACTTCGACTTCTCCCAGCGACCCTCCCGCATCGCCGCCGACGCCTGGGGGATCTTGCGCGCCAGGGAAAGCAGCAGCGCCAGGGCGTGCTCTGCCGTGGTGACCACGTTGCCCCCCGGGGCGTTGACCACCGCGATTCCCAGGTGCGTCGCCGCCCCCAGGTCGATGTTGTCCACCCCGATGCCGGCGCGCCCCACCACCCGAAGCTCGGTGCCGGCGGCCAGGGCCTCCGCCGTGACCCGCACGTTGGAGCGCACCACCAGGGCGTGGTAGCCGGCCACCGCGGCCGTGAGCACGCGGGAATCCCGGATGTCCTGGACCACCACCGAGAACCCCTGGTGCCGGGAAAACCGCTCCAGGGCCTCGGGGCCGAGGTCGCAGGTGACGAGGACGCGATAACCGGAGGCCATGGGAGATTCCTCCTTCCAGGGATGGGGCACGCGATCAGGAGGCCGCCGGCGCGGCGAGCCCCAGGTGGGCGAGGCAGCGCTCCAGGTCCTCCGGGAGCGGCGCGGCAAGCTCCAGGGGCTCACCCGTGCGGGGGTGGGGCAGGCGCACGCGCCAGGCGTGCAGAAACATCCGGTCCAGGCCGGCTGCCTCCAGCAGCGCCCGGTCGAAGTCGGGGTCTCCGTAGCGGAGGTCGCCGGCGACCCCGTGCCCTGCCCCGGCAAGGTGCCGCCGGATCTGGTGGGTGCGCCCCGTGACCAGGTCCACCTCCAACAGGGCGGCCCGAGGCGGGAACTGGGTCTGCTCCCGCAGGCGGTAGCGGGTCACCGCCGTCTGCAGGGTTTCCCGGAGCTTCGGGTGATCTGGAGGCAGGCGGTTGCGGTCCCGGGAATCGGGGTAACGGGCCAGGGGCTGCCGGAGCTCGGCCTCGGGGGGATCGGGACAGCCGCGCACGAGCGCCAGGTAGGACTTGCCCACGAGCCCCTTCTGGAAGGCGCGCCCCAGGCGGCGCTGGGCCGAGCGGGTGCGGCCCACGAGCACCACCCCGGAGGTGCCGATGTCGAGCCGGTTGGCCAGGGCGGGCTGGAAGGGGTCGGCGGGCGTGACCCCCCAGTAGGCGCGCACCCGGTCCAGCAGGGTGTCGCCCGAGCGCTTGAGCCCCGGGTGGCTCGCGCATCCCGGGGGCTTGGAGGCGGCCAAGAAGTCGGCGTCCTCCCATACCACCCGAAAGGGCCCGGCCGCTGTCTCGACCCGGGCGTCCCGGAGCAGCGGCGTGGCGGGCGGGTGCCGCGGCGGCCGCAGGAGGACCACCGTGAGAACGTCGCCCTCGGCGACCCGTCCCAGGGGATCGCAGCGCCGCTCGTTGCGCAACAGCTCGCCCCGACGGGCCTTGCGCAACACCTCCCGGGGCCCGACCTCGGGAAATGCCCGGCGAACGGCCGCAAAGGCCGTCTGCCCGGCCCACGCGCTCCCGATGCGAAGATGCCGGGCCACGGCAACCAGGTCCTCGGCCACGCCCTCTCCAGGCCCGGAGCAGGAAGCCGGAGTAACGGTCGGGAAACGGGCGCGTGATGCGGGGGACGCTGCCGTGTGGGCTGGGATCACGCCCCCGCCGCCTCCCGGAGCCAGGGGGGATCGAAGAGGTCCTTGCTCGCCACGAGCCCCCGCTCCAAGAGGA
It includes:
- a CDS encoding hydroxyacid dehydrogenase, which encodes MASGYRVLVTCDLGPEALERFSRHQGFSVVVQDIRDSRVLTAAVAGYHALVVRSNVRVTAEALAAGTELRVVGRAGIGVDNIDLGAATHLGIAVVNAPGGNVVTTAEHALALLLSLARKIPQASAAMREGRWEKSKFLGRELKGKTLGIIGVGRVGSAVAERAVGLRMRVLGYDPYLPPERAARLGVEPAGLERLLAEADFLTVHTGLTPETRGLLGRDALSRVKPGVLLVNCARGGIVDEAALAEALASGRVGGAALDVFEVEPPPRGA
- a CDS encoding RluA family pseudouridine synthase, encoding MAEDLVAVARHLRIGSAWAGQTAFAAVRRAFPEVGPREVLRKARRGELLRNERRCDPLGRVAEGDVLTVVLLRPPRHPPATPLLRDARVETAAGPFRVVWEDADFLAASKPPGCASHPGLKRSGDTLLDRVRAYWGVTPADPFQPALANRLDIGTSGVVLVGRTRSAQRRLGRAFQKGLVGKSYLALVRGCPDPPEAELRQPLARYPDSRDRNRLPPDHPKLRETLQTAVTRYRLREQTQFPPRAALLEVDLVTGRTHQIRRHLAGAGHGVAGDLRYGDPDFDRALLEAAGLDRMFLHAWRVRLPHPRTGEPLELAAPLPEDLERCLAHLGLAAPAAS